In Mycolicibacterium alvei, a single window of DNA contains:
- a CDS encoding bifunctional uroporphyrinogen-III C-methyltransferase/uroporphyrinogen-III synthase, which translates to MTMRGRKAKPGRITFVGSGPGDPGLLTARAQTVLAHAELVFTDPDVPEAVLALIGTELPPASGPAPAEPAKAAAAGDDATGTPDAAQAAVIAGGPEVRPALGDPAEVAKTLVSEARHGYDVVRLVAGDPLSVDAVITEIGALARSHVNFEIVPGLPATSAVPTYAGLPLGSSHTVADVRGDVDWAALAAAPGPLILHATASHLPDAARTLIEFGLAENTPAVVTASGTTCQQRSVETSLGGLTDKAVLEKPAGSELAGPLAGPLVVTIGKTVANRAKLNWWESRALYGWTVLVPRTKDQAGEMSDRLVGHGALPIEVPTIAVEPPRSPAQMERAVKGLVDGRFQWVVFTSTNAVRAVWEKFNEFGLDARAFSGVKIACVGQATADKVRAFGINPELVPSGEQSSLGLLDEFPPFDEVFDPVNRVLLPRADIATETLAEGLRERGWEIEDVTAYRTVRAAPPPAQTREMIKTGGFDAVCFTSSSTVRNLVGIAGKPHARTIVACIGPKTAETAAEFGLRVDVQPETATVGPLVDALAEHAARLRAEGALPPPRKKSRRR; encoded by the coding sequence ATGACCATGCGAGGTCGCAAGGCCAAGCCCGGCCGCATCACATTTGTGGGTTCGGGCCCGGGAGATCCGGGGCTGCTGACGGCACGGGCGCAGACTGTACTGGCGCACGCCGAGTTGGTGTTCACCGATCCCGACGTCCCAGAAGCCGTACTGGCGCTGATCGGCACGGAGCTGCCCCCGGCGTCCGGCCCGGCACCGGCTGAGCCGGCCAAGGCCGCCGCCGCAGGCGATGACGCCACCGGAACCCCCGACGCGGCGCAAGCCGCCGTCATCGCGGGTGGTCCCGAGGTGCGCCCCGCGCTGGGCGATCCCGCCGAGGTGGCCAAGACACTGGTCTCCGAGGCCCGCCACGGCTACGACGTGGTGCGCCTGGTCGCCGGTGACCCGCTGTCCGTGGACGCCGTCATCACCGAGATCGGTGCGCTGGCCAGGTCCCATGTGAACTTCGAGATCGTCCCCGGTCTGCCCGCCACCAGCGCAGTGCCCACCTACGCGGGCCTGCCGCTCGGGTCGTCGCACACCGTGGCCGACGTCCGCGGTGACGTGGACTGGGCGGCGCTGGCCGCCGCACCCGGGCCGCTGATCCTGCACGCGACCGCGTCGCACCTGCCGGACGCCGCGCGCACCCTGATCGAATTCGGTCTGGCCGAGAACACTCCGGCGGTGGTGACCGCGAGCGGTACCACCTGCCAGCAGCGTTCGGTGGAGACCAGCCTCGGTGGACTGACCGACAAGGCGGTGCTGGAGAAGCCGGCCGGCAGTGAGCTGGCGGGCCCGCTGGCCGGGCCGCTGGTGGTCACCATCGGCAAGACCGTGGCCAACCGGGCCAAGCTGAACTGGTGGGAGAGCCGCGCCCTGTACGGCTGGACCGTGCTGGTGCCGCGTACCAAGGATCAGGCCGGCGAGATGAGCGACCGGTTGGTGGGCCACGGCGCCCTGCCGATCGAGGTGCCGACCATCGCGGTCGAGCCGCCGCGCAGCCCCGCCCAGATGGAGCGCGCAGTCAAGGGTCTGGTCGACGGCCGGTTCCAGTGGGTGGTGTTCACCTCGACCAACGCCGTGCGTGCGGTCTGGGAGAAGTTCAACGAGTTCGGTCTGGATGCGCGGGCCTTCTCCGGGGTGAAGATCGCCTGTGTCGGACAGGCCACCGCCGACAAGGTGCGGGCGTTCGGCATCAACCCCGAGCTGGTGCCGTCGGGGGAGCAGTCCTCGCTGGGTCTGCTCGACGAGTTCCCGCCGTTCGACGAGGTTTTCGATCCGGTGAACCGGGTGCTGCTGCCGCGCGCCGACATCGCCACCGAGACGCTGGCCGAGGGCCTGCGTGAGCGCGGGTGGGAGATCGAGGATGTCACGGCCTACCGCACCGTGCGTGCCGCTCCGCCACCGGCGCAGACCCGCGAGATGATCAAGACCGGCGGGTTCGACGCGGTCTGCTTCACCTCCAGTTCGACGGTGCGCAACCTGGTCGGTATCGCCGGCAAGCCGCACGCCCGGACCATCGTGGCCTGCATCGGGCCGAAAACTGCTGAAACCGCAGCGGAATTCGGCCTGCGGGTGGATGTGCAGCCCGAGACGGCCACCGTGGGGCCGCTGGTCGACGCGCTCGCCGAGCACGCCGCTCGACTGCGGGCCGAAGGGGCACTGCCCCCGCCGCGCAAGAAGAGCCGCCGCAGGTAG
- a CDS encoding glutamyl-tRNA reductase encodes MSVLLFGVSHRSAPVSVLEQLSTDASDQAKIIDEVLRSSLVTEAMVLATCNRVEVYAVVEAFHGGLSIIGQVLSDHSGMSLNDLTKYAYVRYAEAAVEHLFAVTSGLDSAVIGEAQVLGQVRRAYATAEEHQTVGRTLHELAQRALNVGKRVHSETGIDAAGASVVSVALGMAETKLSGGLAGRTAAVIGAGSMGALAGAHLLRAGIDRVNVVNRSLPRAQRLAANLTEQGVPAQAFSLDELSEALADSDVVVSSTGAVRPVVSLADVHHALAQRNPAAVDRQLVICDLGMPRDVDPAVSGLPGVWVVDMDRIQREPSARAAATDADAARTIVATEVANYLAGQRMAEVTPTVTALRQRAADVVEAELLRLDNRLPELESAHRDEVAKTVRRVVDKLLHAPTVRVKQLASAPGGDSYAEALRELFELDPQAVEAVAASELPFMTTDLDKSE; translated from the coding sequence GTGAGTGTGCTGCTATTCGGGGTTTCGCACCGCAGCGCGCCGGTGTCTGTTCTCGAGCAGTTGAGCACCGACGCATCGGATCAGGCCAAGATCATCGACGAGGTCCTCCGGTCCTCGTTGGTCACCGAGGCCATGGTCCTGGCCACGTGCAACCGCGTCGAGGTGTACGCCGTGGTCGAGGCTTTCCACGGCGGCCTGTCGATCATCGGGCAGGTGCTTTCCGACCATTCCGGCATGTCGCTGAACGACCTCACCAAGTACGCCTACGTGCGTTACGCCGAAGCCGCTGTCGAGCATCTGTTCGCGGTGACCAGCGGCTTGGACTCGGCCGTCATCGGTGAAGCCCAGGTGTTGGGCCAGGTGCGTCGCGCCTATGCGACGGCCGAGGAGCACCAGACCGTCGGGCGCACGCTGCACGAGCTGGCCCAGCGGGCCCTGAACGTCGGCAAACGGGTGCATTCGGAGACCGGCATCGACGCCGCGGGCGCGTCGGTGGTCTCGGTGGCCCTCGGGATGGCCGAAACCAAACTCAGCGGCGGGCTCGCCGGGCGGACCGCGGCCGTGATCGGCGCGGGCTCGATGGGCGCACTGGCCGGTGCGCACCTGCTGCGGGCGGGGATCGACCGGGTCAACGTGGTGAATCGATCGCTGCCGCGCGCCCAGCGCCTCGCGGCGAACCTCACCGAGCAGGGCGTGCCTGCGCAAGCGTTTTCCCTGGACGAACTCTCCGAAGCGCTGGCCGATTCCGATGTCGTGGTCAGCAGCACCGGGGCGGTACGGCCGGTGGTATCCCTGGCCGACGTGCACCATGCACTGGCGCAGCGCAACCCGGCCGCCGTTGATCGGCAGCTGGTCATCTGTGACCTCGGTATGCCCCGCGACGTCGATCCGGCGGTGTCCGGGCTGCCCGGTGTCTGGGTCGTCGACATGGACCGGATTCAGCGGGAGCCGTCGGCACGGGCCGCGGCCACCGATGCCGATGCGGCCCGCACGATCGTGGCCACCGAGGTTGCCAACTACCTGGCGGGCCAGCGGATGGCCGAGGTCACCCCGACCGTGACGGCGCTGCGGCAACGCGCCGCCGACGTGGTGGAGGCCGAGCTGCTGCGCCTGGACAACCGGCTGCCCGAACTGGAGTCGGCGCACCGCGACGAGGTGGCCAAGACGGTCCGCCGCGTCGTCGACAAACTTTTGCACGCACCCACGGTGCGGGTGAAACAACTCGCCAGTGCACCTGGCGGGGACAGCTACGCGGAGGCTTTGCGGGAGCTGTTCGAACTCGATCCGCAGGCCGTCGAAGCTGTGGCGGCCAGCGAATTGCCCTTCATGACAACAGATCTCGATAAGTCTGAGTAG
- a CDS encoding TetR/AcrR family transcriptional regulator translates to MPKADPVQGILDAALVEFERHGLRRVALDDVARRAGVSRTTIYRRFTNRDELVAAVIERENVALFSDIAHELKNAGPQSNYYVEAFTLSILRFRRHHVLNKLIADEPALVMEMLHTHYGAAIERMAAALKVIFPAGFADRIGEQAVNDLADTILRYAGMVLLLPSVEPLDTPEDIRAFATRHFLPSLPLSVRTVTA, encoded by the coding sequence ATGCCCAAAGCTGATCCGGTGCAGGGCATCCTGGACGCGGCCCTCGTCGAATTCGAGCGGCACGGCCTGCGCCGCGTCGCGCTCGACGATGTCGCGCGCCGGGCCGGGGTCAGCCGCACCACGATCTATCGCCGATTCACCAACCGTGACGAACTCGTTGCCGCCGTGATCGAGCGGGAGAACGTCGCGCTGTTCTCCGATATCGCCCATGAATTGAAAAATGCCGGGCCGCAATCGAATTACTACGTCGAGGCGTTCACGTTGTCGATCCTGCGGTTCCGTCGTCATCATGTCCTCAACAAGCTGATCGCGGACGAGCCGGCCCTGGTCATGGAGATGCTGCACACCCACTACGGCGCGGCGATCGAGCGGATGGCTGCTGCGCTCAAGGTGATCTTCCCGGCCGGGTTCGCCGACCGGATCGGCGAGCAGGCGGTGAACGACCTGGCCGACACCATCCTGCGCTACGCGGGGATGGTCCTGCTGCTGCCCAGCGTCGAACCCCTCGACACCCCCGAGGACATCCGGGCGTTCGCCACCCGCCATTTCCTGCCCAGTCTGCCGCTCTCGGTTCGTACCGTCACCGCCTGA
- the mddA gene encoding methanethiol S-methyltransferase, translating to MKRLLIIGYGIASYLLFVVSFLYAIAFVGNFVVPRTVDSAIAAPIAEAVLVNLLLLSVFAIQHSVMARPWFKDRWTRIVPHAIERSTYVLLSSLALLLLYWQWRTMPAIVWNVESTAGRAILWALFWAGWATVFASTFMINHFDLFGLRQVWLNWRGRPYRELGFQTVMFYRVIRHPIMAGFIVAFWATPTMTAGHLLFAAVSTAYILVAIQLEERDLVDHLGDPYLNYRRRVGMLVPGLHAGHDAPTPKVRHRPA from the coding sequence ATGAAGCGCCTACTCATCATCGGCTACGGCATCGCGAGCTATCTCCTGTTCGTCGTGTCCTTCCTCTATGCGATCGCCTTCGTCGGCAACTTCGTCGTGCCACGCACGGTCGATTCCGCCATCGCCGCACCCATCGCCGAGGCGGTGCTCGTCAACCTTCTGCTGCTGTCGGTGTTCGCCATTCAGCACAGCGTGATGGCCCGGCCGTGGTTCAAGGACCGATGGACGCGGATCGTCCCGCACGCCATCGAACGCAGCACCTACGTGTTGCTGTCCAGCCTCGCACTGCTCCTTCTGTACTGGCAGTGGCGTACCATGCCCGCGATCGTATGGAACGTGGAATCCACTGCGGGACGGGCGATTCTGTGGGCACTGTTCTGGGCAGGCTGGGCGACCGTGTTCGCCTCGACGTTCATGATCAACCACTTCGACCTGTTCGGGTTGCGGCAGGTGTGGCTGAACTGGCGCGGCCGGCCGTATCGCGAACTGGGGTTCCAGACAGTGATGTTCTACCGGGTGATTCGGCACCCGATCATGGCCGGGTTCATCGTCGCGTTCTGGGCCACCCCGACGATGACCGCGGGCCATCTGCTGTTCGCCGCCGTCAGCACCGCCTACATCCTGGTGGCGATCCAACTCGAAGAACGCGACCTGGTGGACCACCTGGGTGATCCGTACCTCAACTACCGGCGCCGGGTGGGGATGCTGGTTCCCGGACTGCACGCGGGCCACGACGCCCCCACGCCGAAGGTCAGACACCGGCCGGCATAG
- a CDS encoding DUF3093 domain-containing protein produces MESEPVNKVAADVLFYEQGASWAWLLLGPFAGGGMAILQMTGGYGHDLWIPILFLVLVSAFVAIQIKAARIHTSVELTAETLRQGAEILRIDEIVKIFPEAERSESPKWESDRALGELSGIPRGRTGIGLKLTGNRGAQAWARKHRKLREALTPLVEERTP; encoded by the coding sequence ATGGAGAGTGAACCGGTGAACAAGGTTGCCGCTGACGTGCTGTTCTACGAGCAGGGCGCCAGTTGGGCCTGGCTGCTGTTGGGTCCGTTCGCAGGGGGCGGCATGGCGATTCTGCAGATGACCGGCGGATACGGTCACGATCTGTGGATTCCGATCCTGTTCCTGGTCTTGGTGTCGGCATTCGTGGCCATCCAGATCAAGGCCGCGCGCATCCACACCTCGGTCGAGTTGACCGCCGAAACCCTGCGACAGGGCGCCGAGATCCTGCGGATCGACGAGATCGTGAAGATCTTCCCCGAAGCAGAGCGTTCGGAGTCGCCGAAATGGGAGTCCGATCGCGCCCTCGGCGAATTGTCCGGGATACCGCGGGGCCGCACCGGCATCGGGCTGAAACTCACCGGCAACCGTGGGGCCCAGGCCTGGGCGCGCAAGCACCGGAAGCTGCGGGAAGCGCTGACGCCGTTGGTCGAGGAGCGCACTCCGTGA
- a CDS encoding glutaredoxin family protein: MECEQAGTGGRTTVTLLTRAGCSMCERAAHQLAVLRDELDFELVTTDIDEAAAAGDSAPRARFGDLLPVVLLNGIQHSYWEVDEQGLRAEIAPR, encoded by the coding sequence GTGGAGTGCGAGCAGGCGGGAACGGGCGGCCGAACCACTGTGACGTTGCTGACCAGGGCCGGCTGCAGCATGTGTGAGCGGGCCGCGCACCAGCTGGCCGTGTTGCGTGACGAACTGGACTTCGAGCTGGTGACCACCGATATCGACGAGGCCGCCGCAGCGGGCGACTCGGCGCCGCGGGCCCGGTTCGGCGATCTGCTGCCGGTGGTTTTGCTGAACGGGATCCAACACAGCTACTGGGAAGTCGACGAGCAGGGGCTTCGGGCCGAGATAGCACCGAGATGA
- a CDS encoding oxygenase MpaB family protein — protein MTELADQPQQTDALPLGPQSLVWKYFGDNRMYLIGPRPAVLQNMLAELGQGVLDHSVFFADTSARIKRSLPPIYRTVYGAEDDNTGTQVRDFHHGIKGDMPDGSRYHALDPDTYFWAHATFVEQVLYFADTFVKRLSDAEKEQIYAESKTWYRRYGVSDRPMPATYAEFEQYWDRMLNEVAVPHKSARYGVGYVTKGFPCPKGVHPAVWRVVATVFDPAAAFLTAGGLPPRARDLLDLPWSDRQERNYQRFAALWRSAPVNWVWDHLPMSVRYNKFAQKGYAQS, from the coding sequence ATGACCGAACTGGCCGATCAGCCGCAGCAGACCGACGCCCTGCCCCTGGGACCGCAATCGCTGGTCTGGAAGTACTTCGGGGACAACCGGATGTACCTGATCGGGCCGCGGCCCGCCGTCCTGCAGAACATGCTGGCCGAGCTCGGCCAGGGCGTGCTGGACCATTCGGTGTTCTTCGCCGACACCTCGGCGCGGATCAAGCGCTCGCTGCCGCCGATCTACCGCACGGTGTACGGCGCCGAGGACGACAACACCGGGACCCAGGTCCGCGACTTCCACCATGGCATCAAGGGCGACATGCCGGACGGATCGCGGTACCACGCACTGGATCCCGATACCTACTTCTGGGCGCACGCCACCTTCGTCGAGCAGGTCCTCTACTTCGCCGACACCTTCGTCAAGCGGCTCAGCGACGCCGAGAAGGAGCAGATCTACGCCGAGTCCAAGACCTGGTACCGCCGCTACGGGGTCAGCGATCGGCCGATGCCGGCCACCTACGCCGAGTTCGAGCAGTACTGGGACCGGATGCTGAACGAGGTGGCTGTCCCGCACAAGTCCGCCCGCTACGGCGTCGGCTATGTCACCAAGGGCTTTCCGTGCCCCAAGGGTGTTCACCCGGCGGTGTGGCGCGTGGTCGCGACGGTGTTCGACCCGGCCGCGGCCTTCCTCACCGCGGGAGGCCTGCCGCCGCGCGCCCGAGACCTGCTCGACCTGCCGTGGAGTGACCGCCAGGAACGCAACTACCAGCGATTCGCGGCGTTGTGGCGGTCGGCTCCGGTGAACTGGGTGTGGGATCATCTTCCGATGAGCGTGCGCTACAACAAATTTGCGCAAAAGGGCTATGCCCAAAGCTGA
- a CDS encoding alpha/beta hydrolase, producing the protein MTSLTRRDALRLGITGAGAAGLMTLGSLLNPPLPRASPGPNQTGPAGAPLPTRDSGSFTSAARGGVETNWIIARPPGQHGPLRPVIALHGMDNDAAGVMSLGIPEALAQLTAAGRPPFAVVSVDGGNSFWRRRASGEDSGAMVLNELIPMLATKGIDTSRVAFMGWSMGGYGAMLLGARLGAARTAAVCAISPALYLTYWGAPPDAFDSLEDWQQNSALRLLPALGSIPLRIDCGTGDGFYAATRMFVNQLPRTPAVGFYPGGHDQDFWRAHLSDELAWLDS; encoded by the coding sequence GTGACTTCGCTGACCCGCCGTGACGCACTGCGTCTAGGTATCACCGGTGCGGGTGCCGCGGGGCTGATGACGCTGGGCAGCCTGCTCAATCCGCCGCTGCCCCGCGCGTCTCCGGGCCCCAACCAAACGGGCCCGGCGGGCGCCCCGTTGCCGACCCGCGATTCGGGGTCGTTCACCTCCGCGGCCCGCGGCGGTGTGGAAACCAACTGGATCATCGCCCGCCCACCCGGCCAGCACGGCCCATTGCGTCCGGTGATCGCCTTGCACGGGATGGACAACGATGCCGCCGGCGTGATGAGCCTGGGCATCCCGGAAGCGCTGGCCCAACTGACCGCGGCCGGCCGGCCGCCGTTCGCGGTGGTCAGTGTGGACGGCGGCAACTCGTTCTGGCGCCGTCGGGCCTCCGGGGAGGACTCGGGGGCGATGGTGCTCAACGAGTTGATCCCGATGCTGGCCACCAAGGGCATCGACACCTCACGAGTGGCCTTCATGGGCTGGTCGATGGGCGGCTACGGCGCCATGCTGTTGGGTGCCAGACTGGGCGCCGCGCGCACCGCGGCGGTCTGCGCGATCAGCCCGGCGCTCTACCTCACGTACTGGGGCGCGCCGCCGGATGCCTTCGACAGCCTGGAAGACTGGCAGCAGAACTCAGCGCTGAGACTGCTACCGGCGCTGGGGTCGATCCCGCTGCGCATCGACTGCGGCACCGGGGACGGGTTTTACGCCGCGACCCGAATGTTCGTCAACCAACTGCCCAGGACCCCGGCCGTCGGTTTCTACCCCGGCGGCCACGATCAGGACTTCTGGCGCGCGCACCTGTCCGACGAGCTGGCCTGGCTCGATTCCTGA
- a CDS encoding pyridoxamine 5'-phosphate oxidase family protein: MAHEIVWASVATVDADGQPRSRILHPIWEWDGTDLFGWIATVPSPVKRAHLAVHPYVSVSYWTTNHDTCAADCLVEWYTDDETCTQVWDRFANGPAPVGYDPHIIPQWSNGPTSDQFAALRLTPYRLRVMPGTVMTAGSGEVLNWQA, from the coding sequence ATGGCCCACGAGATCGTGTGGGCGTCGGTGGCCACGGTCGACGCCGACGGTCAACCCCGCAGTCGGATCCTGCATCCGATCTGGGAGTGGGACGGCACCGATCTGTTCGGGTGGATCGCCACCGTGCCCAGCCCGGTCAAGCGGGCGCATCTGGCGGTGCATCCGTATGTCTCGGTCAGTTACTGGACTACCAACCACGACACGTGCGCGGCGGACTGCCTCGTGGAGTGGTACACCGACGACGAGACCTGCACGCAGGTGTGGGACCGCTTCGCCAACGGCCCGGCGCCGGTGGGCTATGACCCGCACATCATCCCGCAATGGAGCAACGGGCCGACCTCGGATCAGTTCGCGGCACTGCGGTTGACTCCTTACCGGCTGCGGGTGATGCCGGGCACCGTCATGACAGCGGGGTCCGGCGAGGTGCTGAACTGGCAGGCGTGA
- a CDS encoding APH(3'') family aminoglycoside O-phosphotransferase has product MTPVTDWEPVTAGESGARVFRSADGSRYAKVVGPTTAADLAAERDRVSWAHDQGLPVPAVIDFGGGEDGGAYLVTSAIGGVAADQLAEADLRTAWPSVVRAIRDLHGIPIDDCPYGRDLDGMLSLARSVVAAGAVNPDFLPDEDKDVPPAELLMRVEREADRRRRQEAADRVVCHGDLCLPNVLIDPDRLAVEGFIDLGRLGLADRHADLALVLANTADTFPGFAADASAGLAAGYPAAVDEDRLRFYLALDPLTWG; this is encoded by the coding sequence CTGACGCCTGTGACCGACTGGGAGCCCGTCACAGCGGGTGAATCCGGCGCCCGGGTGTTCCGCAGTGCCGACGGTTCCCGTTACGCGAAAGTGGTCGGCCCGACGACGGCAGCCGATCTGGCCGCGGAGCGGGACCGGGTGTCGTGGGCGCACGATCAGGGATTGCCGGTCCCCGCCGTGATCGACTTCGGCGGCGGCGAGGATGGCGGTGCGTACCTGGTCACCAGTGCCATCGGCGGCGTCGCGGCCGATCAGCTCGCGGAAGCAGACCTACGGACGGCGTGGCCCTCGGTCGTGCGGGCGATCCGCGACCTGCACGGCATCCCGATCGACGACTGTCCCTACGGGCGCGACCTCGACGGCATGCTGTCGCTCGCCCGGTCGGTCGTCGCCGCGGGCGCGGTCAACCCCGACTTTCTGCCCGACGAGGACAAGGACGTCCCGCCTGCCGAGCTGCTGATGCGGGTCGAACGGGAGGCCGACCGGCGTCGCCGCCAGGAGGCCGCCGATCGGGTGGTGTGCCACGGTGACCTGTGCCTGCCCAACGTCCTGATCGACCCGGACCGGCTCGCCGTCGAGGGCTTCATCGACCTGGGCCGGCTGGGTCTCGCGGACCGGCACGCCGACCTCGCGTTGGTGCTGGCCAACACCGCCGACACCTTTCCCGGCTTCGCCGCGGACGCGTCGGCAGGTCTGGCCGCGGGCTATCCGGCGGCGGTAGATGAGGACCGGCTGCGGTTCTACCTCGCATTGGATCCGCTCACCTGGGGGTGA
- the hemC gene encoding hydroxymethylbilane synthase, whose translation MIRIGTRGSLLATTQAGTIRDALLAAGHPCELVIITTEGDRNQGPIAHMGVGVFTAALRDAIHDGRVDMAVHSYKDLPTARDERFVIAGVPRREDPRDALVARDGMVLGELPTGSTIGTSSPRRAAQLRALGLGLEIRPLRGNLDTRLNRVTSGDLDAIVVARAGLARIGRVDAVTETLEPVQMLPAPAQGALALECRSGDTELISVLAELDDADTRAAVTAERVLLAELEAGCSAPVGAIAEVVESIDEDGNVFVELSLRGCVATLDGSDMIRASGIGTPDRAAELGVSVAAELYELGARELLVERGSEE comes from the coding sequence GTGATCCGGATCGGCACCCGGGGTAGCCTGCTGGCGACCACGCAGGCCGGCACTATCAGAGACGCTTTGCTGGCGGCAGGTCACCCCTGCGAGTTGGTGATCATCACGACCGAGGGCGACCGCAATCAGGGGCCGATCGCCCACATGGGCGTCGGGGTGTTCACCGCCGCGCTGCGCGACGCGATCCACGACGGCCGTGTCGACATGGCCGTGCACTCCTACAAGGATTTGCCCACCGCACGGGATGAACGGTTTGTGATCGCCGGGGTCCCGCGCCGCGAGGACCCCCGCGACGCCCTGGTGGCGCGTGACGGCATGGTGCTCGGGGAGTTGCCGACGGGCTCCACGATCGGCACGTCGAGCCCGCGCCGGGCCGCGCAGCTTAGAGCACTGGGTCTCGGTTTGGAAATCCGCCCCCTACGAGGCAACCTAGATACCAGGTTGAACAGGGTTACGAGTGGTGATCTCGACGCCATCGTGGTCGCCCGTGCGGGTCTCGCCCGTATCGGACGTGTCGATGCAGTCACCGAGACGCTCGAGCCGGTGCAGATGTTGCCAGCGCCGGCTCAGGGTGCGCTCGCGTTGGAATGCCGCTCCGGCGACACCGAGCTGATTTCGGTGCTGGCGGAGTTGGACGATGCCGACACGCGCGCCGCGGTCACCGCCGAACGGGTCCTGCTCGCCGAACTGGAGGCGGGCTGTTCCGCACCGGTTGGCGCGATCGCAGAAGTGGTCGAGTCGATCGATGAGGACGGCAATGTCTTCGTGGAGCTGTCGTTGCGCGGCTGCGTAGCGACGCTGGACGGATCCGACATGATCCGTGCGTCCGGCATCGGAACTCCCGATCGGGCCGCTGAGTTGGGTGTCTCGGTGGCGGCGGAGCTTTACGAGCTGGGTGCACGCGAGCTGTTGGTAGAGCGCGGGAGTGAAGAATGA
- the hemB gene encoding porphobilinogen synthase, which yields MSYPRHRPRRLRSTPAMRRLVAQTSLEPRHLVLPMFVADGLSEPRAISSMPGVVQHTRDSLRQAAADAVAAGVGGLMLFGVPRDEDKDAVGSIGTDPDGILNVALRDLAKDLGDATVLMADTCLDEFTDHGHCGVLDAAGRVDNDATNVRYTELAVAQAESGAHVVGPSGMMDGQVAAIRDGLDTAGHTDVAILAYAAKFASAFYGPFREAVSSSLQGDRRTYQQDPGNIREAVHEVELDIDEGADIVMVKPAMSYLDVVRAAADISPVPVAAYQISGEYSMICAAAANGWIDLQAAALESLTGIRRAGADIVLTYWAADVAGWLA from the coding sequence GTGTCCTATCCACGGCATCGTCCCCGTCGTCTGCGCTCGACACCTGCGATGCGCCGCCTGGTGGCCCAGACCTCTTTGGAGCCGCGCCATCTGGTGCTGCCGATGTTCGTCGCCGACGGTCTGTCGGAGCCGCGGGCCATCAGTTCCATGCCCGGCGTGGTGCAACACACCAGGGACTCGCTACGGCAGGCGGCCGCGGATGCGGTGGCGGCCGGTGTGGGCGGGCTGATGCTGTTCGGGGTGCCCCGCGACGAGGACAAGGACGCCGTCGGCAGCATCGGTACCGATCCGGACGGCATCCTCAACGTGGCGCTGCGTGATCTGGCCAAGGATCTCGGTGATGCCACCGTGCTGATGGCCGACACCTGCCTCGACGAGTTCACCGACCACGGACACTGCGGCGTGCTGGACGCCGCGGGTCGGGTCGACAACGACGCGACCAATGTGCGCTACACCGAACTTGCTGTGGCACAAGCGGAGTCGGGTGCCCACGTGGTGGGTCCCAGCGGCATGATGGACGGTCAGGTGGCCGCCATCCGCGACGGGCTCGATACGGCCGGACACACCGATGTCGCGATCCTGGCGTATGCGGCCAAGTTCGCCTCGGCGTTCTACGGCCCGTTCCGGGAAGCGGTCTCGTCGAGTTTGCAGGGCGATCGGCGTACCTACCAACAGGATCCGGGCAATATCCGCGAAGCCGTGCACGAGGTCGAACTCGACATCGACGAGGGTGCCGACATCGTGATGGTCAAGCCTGCGATGAGTTACCTGGATGTGGTGCGCGCCGCCGCTGATATTTCACCGGTACCCGTTGCCGCGTACCAGATTTCGGGTGAGTACTCGATGATCTGTGCTGCCGCGGCCAATGGCTGGATCGATCTGCAGGCGGCCGCCCTGGAATCCCTGACCGGAATCCGGCGGGCCGGTGCCGACATCGTGCTGACCTATTGGGCGGCCGACGTGGCCGGCTGGCTCGCGTGA